In Mangifera indica cultivar Alphonso chromosome 1, CATAS_Mindica_2.1, whole genome shotgun sequence, a single genomic region encodes these proteins:
- the LOC123212990 gene encoding probable rhamnogalacturonate lyase B, with the protein MARWNNVKWSWVFALLAMIIQLHFFTRVCSENLNNPFRKILRNINDRELTATLDVKLNTQNHRQVIMSNGLVQVTLSSPDGEVIGIKYNGIDNVLESENELDNRGYWDVVWYKPGDNGTYDKLEGTNFRVIVADEDQVEVSFSKKWNSSLHRSNVPLNVDKRYIMRRGVSGLYAYAILEREPGWPDVDMDQIRAVFKLQKDKFHYMAISDERQRIMPMPEDRETGQQLAYPEAVLLTKPINPELRGEVDDKYQYSVESKDNKVHGWISSDPPVGFWMITPSSEFRSSGPIKQDLTSHVGPTVLSMFTSTHYGGKVIDTMYRNGEPWKKVMGPVFVYLNQVSTSADIYGDLWEDAKAQMRKEVESWPYDFPQSQDFLKSYQRGNISGQLQVFDRYINSSIIGAKYAYVGLAAPGEVGSWQTETKGYQFWTQTDEEGNFFIKNVREGDYNLYAWVPGFVGDYKHSINITIQAGSEFKLGAIVYWPPRIGPTLWEIGVPDRSAAEFYVPDPYPTLMNRLYTNQVTDKFRQYGLWEQYADIYRNEDLKYTLGVSDYTQDWFFAHVTRDIGNRTYEATTWQIMFELPYVDNQGNYTLQVALASATDSELQVRFNDANVQKPHFTTGSVGKDNAIARHGIHGLYRFYSINVPSDKLYRGNNTIYLTQSRSRSPFQGILYDYIRLEGPPGRET; encoded by the exons ATGGCACGGTGGAATAATGTTAAATGGAGTTGGGTTTTTGCGTTGTTAGCAATGATTATTCAGTTGCATTTCTTCACCAGAGTTTGCTCTGAGAACTTGAACAACCCATTCAG AAAAATTCTGAGGAATATCAATGACAGAGAATTGACGGCGACTCTTGACGTCAAATTGAATACCCAAAATCATAGACAA GTGATAATGAGCAATGGGCTAGTCCAAGTCACTTTGTCGAGCCCCGATGGTGAAGTCATAGGAATAAAATATAATGGAATTGATAACGTATTAGAGTCAGAAAATGAACTGGATAATCGAGG GTACTGGGATGTGGTTTGGTATAAGCCAGGAGATAATGGAACCTATGACAA ATTAGAAGGAACAAATTTTAGGGTGATTGTGGCAGATGAAGACCAAGTAGAGGTTTCCTTCTCAAAAAAATGGAATAGTTCCCTTCATAGATCAAACGTTCCCTTGAATGTAGACAAAAG GTATATAATGCGGCGCGGTGTTTCAGGATTATATGCATATGCCATTCTGGAACGCGAACCAGGGTGGCCCGATGTCGACATGGATCAAATTAGAGCCGTTTTCAAGCTCCAAAAAGACAA GTTCCATTATATGGCGATATCGGACGAGAGGCAAAGAATAATGCCGATGCCGGAAGACCGTGAAACGGGTCAGCAACTTGCCTACCCTGAGGCTGTTCTCTTGACCAAACCAATCAATCCAGAATTGAGAGGAGAG GTCGATGACAAGTACCAATACTCAGTGGAAAGCAAAGATAATAAAGTACACGGGTGGATATCATCTGATCCACCGGTGGGTTTCTGGATGATCACACCCAGTTCCGAGTTCCGATCATCCGGTCCCATCAAGCAAGATCTCACCTCCCATGTCGGCCCTACGGTTCTATCT ATGTTTACAAGTACACATTATGGTGGGAAGGTAATAGATACAATGTATCGAAACGGAGAGCCCTGGAAAAAAGTAATGGGTCCTGTTTTTGTCTATCTAAACCAAGTTTCAACGAGTGCAGATATATATGGAGATCTTTGGGAAGATGCTAAGGCTCAG ATGCGGAAAGAAGTTGAAAGCTGGCCATATGATTTCCCTCAGTCTCAAGATTTTCTTAAATCATATCAAAGAGGGAACATTTCTGGTCAATTACAAGTCTTTGACCG ataTATCAATTCGAGTATAATAGGGGCAAAATATGCTTATGTGGGGTTGGCAGCACCTGGAGAAGTGGGATCATGGCAAACAGAAACCAAG GGTTATCAGTTCTGGACACAAACTGACGAGGAAGGAAATTTCTTCATAAAAAACGTTCGAGAAGGGGattataatttgtatgcatgGGTCCCTGGCTTTGTTGGAGATTATAAGCATAGTATTAATATTACCATCCAAGcag GATCTGAGTTCAAGTTGGGAGCCATTGTATATTGGCCTCCTAGAATTGGTCCAACATTGTGGGAAATTGGCGTTCCCGATCGCTCTGCTGCTGAATTTTATGTGCCAGACCCTTATCCAACACTCATGAACCGACTGTACACAAACCAAGTCACTGACAA GTTTAGGCAATACGGATTATGGGAACAATATGCAGATATATATCGTAATGAAGACCTTAAATACACTCTCGGTGTTAGTGATTATACTCAAGATTGGTTCTTCGCTCATGTTACCAG GGATATAGGAAATAGGACATATGAAGCAACCACATGGCAGATTATGTTTGAGCTCCCATATGTTGATAATCAAGGAAATTACACACTTCAAGTGGCCTTGGCATCAGCCACTGATTCTGAACTTCAG GTTCGATTCAATGATGCAAATGTCCAAAAACCTCATTTTACCACAGGGTCAGTGGGAAAGGATAATGCCATTGCCAGACATGGTATTCATGGATTGTACAGGTTTTATAGTATTAATGTCCCAAGCGACAAACTCTACAGAGGAAACAATACAATCTATCTAACTCAGTCAAGAAGCAGAAGCCCCTTCCAAGGAATTTTGTATGACTACATTCGCTTAGAAGGTCCTCCTGGCCGTGAAACTTAA
- the LOC123220631 gene encoding lectin 7-like gives MAFFFHLHSKQSCTPIFPNFIIFLILLVLPVASSFSFNYSIFPANTPNITFEGDAFPSNGVLQLTKNQADNNLTRSAGRATYSQPVIIWDAKTRRLTDFTTHFSFIIKALNSSNNGDGLTFLFAPLDSTIPDNSTDGYLALFNPETANNKTANQIVAVEFDSFKNFWDPSSDHVGIDVNSIVSVVTLDWKSSIKNGSRANAWVSYNSGTQNLSVFLTFEDKPVFIGNSSLCYIVDLREVLPERAKVGFSASTGEAVEIHSIISWSFSSTLDETSVEKTNIG, from the coding sequence ATGGCTTTCTTCTTCCATCTTCACTCTAAACAAAGCTGTACTCCCATTTTTccgaattttattattttcttaatccTGTTGGTGCTCCCAGTTGCaagttcattttctttcaattattcCATTTTCCCCGCAAACACTCCCAATATAACATTTGAAGGAGATGCATTTCCGTCTAACGGTGTTCTCCAACTGACCAAGAATCAAGCTGATAATAATCTTACAAGAAGTGCCGGCCGTGCCACCTATAGCCAGCCTGTGATTATTTGGGATGCCAAGACTCGGAGGCTCACAGATTTCACAACCCACTTCTCCTTTATCATTAAGGCGCTTAATTCTTCTAATAATGGTGACGGGCTAACTTTCTTATTTGCTCCACTTGATTCAACAATTCCTGACAACTCAACTGATGGATACCTGGCATTGTTTAATCCTGAAACAGCGAATAATAAGACTGCCAATCAAATTGTTGCGGTCGAGtttgatagtttcaaaaatttttggGATCCGAGCTCTGACCATGTAGGAATCGACGTTAATTCCATTGTCTCAGTAGTGACTTTGGACTGGAAAAGCAGCATTAAGAATGGATCAAGGGCTAATGCTTGGGTAAGTTACAACTCTGGTACACAAAACTTAAGTGTATTTCTAACTTTTGAAGATAAACCTGTCTTCATTGGGAATTCCAGTCTTTGCTATATTGTAGATTTGAGGGAAGTTCTCCCGGAACGAGCTAAGGTAGGTTTCTCTGCATCCACAGGTGAGGCAGTTGAAATACATAGCATTATTTCTTGGAGTTTTAGTTCAACTTTGGATGAGACTAGTGTAGAAAAAACCAATATTGGGTAA
- the LOC123220606 gene encoding L-type lectin-domain containing receptor kinase IX.1-like, with product MAFCFQLQSNRSPIFSNFIIFLILLVLPFASSVFFNYKNFPTNTPRIIFEGDAFPSNDVLQLTKNQADANLTRSAGRATYSQPVIIWDAKTRRLTDFTTHFSFIIRALDPSNYGDGITFFFAPFDSIIPDNSTGGYLALLSPETARLNSSKQIVAVEFDTFQNSWDPSSDHVGININSIVSVATVNWNITMKNGSRANAWVSYDSSTQNLSVFLTYADKPVFMGNSSLWYIVDLRKVLPERVKVGFSASTSEVVEIHNIISWTFSSNLDENKGTNVGLIVGSTVGIVALICGLGTILFLCWRKRAAVNKEDETIDEAIEDEFGKGTGPKRFTYRELSRATNNFAEGGKLGEGGFGGVYKGLLSHQNTEVAVKRVSRGSKQGKKEYISEVRIISRLRHRNLVQLFGWCHQQGEFLLVYEFMPNGSLDAHLFGPKARLSWAVRYKIALGLASALLYLHEEWEQCVVHRDIKSSNVMLDSNFNAKLGDFGLARLVDHDLGSQTTVLAGTMGYLAPECVTTGKASKESDVYSFGVVALEITCGRRPVETREEPSKVRLVEWVWDLYGKSQLLDAADKRLMKDFHERQMEYLMIIGLWCCHPDYTLRPSIRQVINVLNFEAPLPNLPSKLPVPMYYAPPMDMCKFSYTSSGITQSSANSYSTNSSTSACSTTALLKSRNADT from the coding sequence ATGGCTTTCTGCTTTCAACTTCAGTCTAATCGTTCtcccattttttcgaatttcatcattttcttaaTCCTGTTGGTGCTACCATTTGCAAGTTCAGTTTTTTTCAATTACAAGAATTTCCCAACAAACACTCCCCGTATAATATTTGAAGGAGATGCGTTTCCATCTAACGATGTTCTTCAACTGACCAAGAATCAAGCTGATGCCAATCTCACAAGAAGTGCTGGCCGTGCCACTTATAGCCAACCTGTGATTATTTGGGATGCCAAGACTCGGAGGCTTACAGATTTCACAacccacttctcatttattaTTAGGGCGCTTGATCCTTCTAATTATGGCGACGGTATAACTTTTTTCTTTGCTCCGTTTGACTCAATAATTCCTGACAACTCAACTGGTGGATATCTGGCTTTGTTAAGTCCCGAAACTGCGAGACTTAACAGTTCCAAGCAAATTGTTGCGGTCGAGTTTGACACGTTTCAAAATTCATGGGATCCGAGCTCTGATCATGTTGGAATCAATATTAATTCCATTGTCTCAGTAGCGACTGTCAACTGGAACATCACGATGAAGAATGGATCAAGGGCTAATGCTTGGGTAAGTTACGACTCCAGTACACAAAATTTAAGTGTATTTCTAACTTATGCAGATAAACCTGTTTTCATGGGGAATTCTAGTCTTTGGTATATTGTTGATTTGAGGAAAGTTCTCCCAGAACGAGTTAAGGTAGGCTTCTCTGCATCTACAAGTGAGGTTGTtgaaatacataatataatttctTGGACTTTTAGTTCAAACTTGGATGAGAATAAAGGAACCAATGTTGGATTGATTGTTGGTTCAACTGTTGGCATTGTCGCTTTAATATGTGGATTGGGTACGATTTTGTTCCTGTGCTGGAGAAAGAGGGCAGCTGTGAATAAGGAAGATGAGACCATTGATGAAGCTATAGAAGACGAATTCGGAAAGGGGACTGGACCTAAAAGGTTCACTTATCGTGAACTAAGCCGAGCAACAAACAACTTTGCAGAGGGAGGCAAGTTAGGGGAGGGAGGATTTGGAGGTGTTTATAAAGGTTTATTGAGCCATCAGAACACAGAAGTGGCTGTTAAGAGGGTCTCAAGAGGATCAAAACAAGGGAAAAAGGAATACATTTCAGAAGTGAGGATCATTAGTCGTTTGAGACATAGAAATTTGGTTCAACTGTTTGGTTGGTGTCACCAACAAGGAGAATTCCTTCTTGTCTATGAATTTATGCCAAACGGAAGCCTTGATGCCCACCTCTTCGGACCAAAGGCCAGGCTTTCTTGGGCTGTACGTTACAAAATAGCCCTTGGTTTGGCTTCTGCTTTGCTATATCTTCACGAAGAGTGGGAACAATGTGTTGTGCACAGAGATATCAAGTCTAGCAATGTCATGTTGGATTCCAATTTCAACGCCAAATTAGGCGATTTCGGTCTCGCAAGACTTGTAGATCATGATTTGGGCTCGCAGACAACAGTTTTGGCCGGCACCATGGGCTATCTCGCACCGGAATGTGTCACAACCGGCAAGGCTAGTAAAGAGTCGGACGTTTATAGTTTTGGCGTTGTCGCCCTTGAAATCACATGTGGAAGAAGGCCAGTTGAAACAAGGGAAGAGCCGAGTAAAGTAAGGCTGGTGGAGTGGGTCTGGGACCTCTACGGCAAAAGCCAACTTCTTGATGCTGCGGACAAGAGATTAATGAAAGATTTCCATGAGAGGCAAATGGAGTATTTGATGATAATTGGGCTATGGTGTTGCCATCCTGACTACACTCTTCGTCCATCCATAAGACAAGTCATAAATGTGCTTAACTTTGAGGCTCCATTGCCAAACCTTCCTTCAAAGTTGCCCGTGCCAATGTATTATGCACCGCCCATGGATATGTGTAAGTTCTCCTACACTTCTTCCGGCATCACACAATCTTCAGCTAACAGTTACTCTACAAATTCATCAACATCAGCTTGCTCAACAACCGCCCTTCTGAAATCTAGAAACGCCGATACTTGA